The nucleotide window CCGTTCAAGGCCAACCCCGAGAAGATTCCCACGCTCAAGGCGGCATTCCGCAAGGACGGCACGGTCACGGCCGCGAATTCGTCCTCGATCTCCGACGGCGCCGCCGCGCTGGTGCTCATGCGCGAGTCGACGGCCAAACGTCTCGGACTCGCGCCGCTCGCGCGCATCGCCGGACACAGCACGTTCGCCCAGGCACCGGGCCTGTTCACCACCGCACCGGTCGGTGCGATGCGCAAGCTCTTCGAGAAGACCGGCTGGTCGGCGAACGACGTCGATCTGTACGAAATCAACGAAGCCTTCGCCGTCGTCACGATGGCCGCGATGCACGAGTTCGACCTGCCGCACGAGACGGTCAACATTCATGGCGGCGCGTGTGCGCTCGGCCACCCCATCGGCGCGTCCGGTGCGCGCATTCTCGTGACGCTGATCGGCGCGTTGCGCAAGACCGGCGGCAAGCGCGGCGTGGCCAGCCTGTGCATCGGTGGCGGCGAAGCGACGGCGATGGCCGTCGAACTCGTCTGAGCCCGGTGACGGGTCTCTCAAGCCTCTTCGGAACCCACTCTTCATGAAAACAGCACTCATCATCGGCGCCTCGCGCGGCATCGGCATGGAGTTCGTGCGGCAATACCGGGAAGACGGCTGGCGCGTGTTCGCCACCGCCCGCAACGACGACGGACTGGCGGCCCTGCGCGAACTCGGCGCCGAGCCGCTCAGGCTCGACGTCACGCGTATCGAATCGATCTCCGGCCTGTCCTGGCAACTGGACGGCGTGGCACTCGACGTTGCGGTCTACAACGCGGGCGTGAATTCCGAGCGCACCACGGGCCTCGCGCCGGTTACGACGGCGGAATTCGACCGCGTGTTTCACACGAACGTGCTCGGCGCCATGCATGCCGCGCCGCTCGTGCTTCCGCTGGTCGAGGCGGCCGGCGGCGCCTTCGGTTTCCTGTCGAGTCGCATGGGCAGCATGGCGCTCATGGAATCGAACGGCAGCTGGCTGTATCGCGCCAGCAAGGCGGCCGTGAATTCGATCGTGAAGGCGACGTCGCTCGAAGCACAGCGCGCCACATGCGTGGCCATGCACCCCGGCTGGGTGCGCACGGACATGGGCGGCGAGCACGCCGATATCGACGTGCAGACGAGCGTCGCCGGCATGCGCCGCGTACTCGCCCGTGCACCGGGCGAGCGCGCCACGCACAACGGCGGCTTCTTCAACTACGACGGCAACGCGCTCGCCTGGTAAGCCGGGCGAGCGGCAAGGATTGCATCGACGGAACATCGATGGGTGGCGACCGGGCGAACATGGCCCGGCGCACAACCGAATAACAAGCTGTATGTATCAGTGGTGCCACACCG belongs to Pandoraea pnomenusa and includes:
- a CDS encoding SDR family oxidoreductase, which encodes MKTALIIGASRGIGMEFVRQYREDGWRVFATARNDDGLAALRELGAEPLRLDVTRIESISGLSWQLDGVALDVAVYNAGVNSERTTGLAPVTTAEFDRVFHTNVLGAMHAAPLVLPLVEAAGGAFGFLSSRMGSMALMESNGSWLYRASKAAVNSIVKATSLEAQRATCVAMHPGWVRTDMGGEHADIDVQTSVAGMRRVLARAPGERATHNGGFFNYDGNALAW